DNA sequence from the Oceanotoga teriensis genome:
TAATAATTATGATATTAAACTAAACATTTATATTATATCAAAACAAAATAATTTATTTAAATATATTTTGTTAAATACAAAAAAAATATCGGATAAATCCGATATTTTTTAGTCTAAACAATATTTAATTTTTTTCTCATTATTATTCCATCTTCTTCATCATTGAAGAAATCATTCAAAACTTTTATATTTTCAAAACCATGATCAATATATATTTTTTTTGCTGCTTCCCATTTCTCCGATACTATCAAAACAACACTTTTAATATCATATTTTTGGGTTATTCTGTTCATCAAAACATCGAAAAGAACTTTTCCAAAGCCTTTTTTTCTATAATTTTTCAAAAGTCCAAATGATGATATATAAAGTTCTGTTCCATTCATCTTATGAAATTTATCCATAGAATGGTTCAATTCAAATTTTTCAATGTTTAAATTTTCTTCATATTCCCATAGTTCAGAACAAATATACCCTATTACTTCATTTTTTATTTTTATTATATAAAAACCATCAGAAAAATTTTTTATCCTTTTTTTAAAAATTTTTTCATTTTCAGCAATATCTGTATCAAAGGACTCATATTCTATTTTCATTATACTTTCTAAATCCTTTAATTCAGCCTTTTCTATAAGCAATTTTATCCCTCCTGCTTTATACTAACATTAATTATACCTAAGATAAATAAAAATGCAAGTTCTATCCTTTTAATAAATTCTAAATTAAAACGCTTTAAAAAGTCTTATATTTGTTATTTGATTAATATATAATATATAAGAAATATAATATTAAAAGTTAAGAATAGGAGTGAAAATTTTGAAGGTTTTAGATTTTTTAAAGGATTTTTTTGTTTCATTTAAAGAGCTACTTCCGCTTCTAATATTTCTTTTAATTTTTCAAATTTTTGTGTTCAAAAAACCTGTTGAAAATTTGAAAGATTTTTTTGGCGGGCTAATATTTACAACTCTTGGTTTAATGCTTTTTATGAAAGGCATATCTACTCTTTTTCTTCCATTGTCAAAAAGTTTTGGAGAAAATATTATTTTTTTAGACAATAAAATATTGATAATCTTTTTTACATCATTACTAGCTTATTTTTCAACCTTGATAGAGCCTGGTTTAAAAGTAGTGGCAGCTGAAGTAGAAGAAGCTTCTATAGGGGCAATAAATGCAAAAGTTTTAATTCAGTTTGTAGCTTTTGGTGTTGCATTGGGTATGGCTTTTGGAATAATTAAAATACTCTTTTCTTTAAATATAAGATTTTTTATACTGCCCATACTTCTCATCATTTCTATATTAATATTATTTACAAAAAAAGAATTCATAGGTATTGCATTTGATGCTGCAAGTTCTACTACAGGACCTGTAAATATACCTGTAAATATGGCAATAGGATTGGGAATTTCTAAAATGGTTCAATCCGCTGATCCATTAATGGATGGATTTGGAATAGTAGGCTTGATGACACTGGGCCCTGTCATTTCAGTACTTATACTTGGATTATTCTATTTATAGGAGATGATCAATAATGAATGAAAAAATAGCAATTCTTTTGATAGTCGAAAGGGGAAAAGCAGATAAAATAGTAGAAAGTGCCAATAAAAATGGTGCAAAAGGTGCTACCATACTATATGGTCGCGGAACTGGAAAAAATGATAATAAAAAATTATTCAATATAAAAGTAGAATCTTCAAAAGAAATTATTTTGATGATTGTAGATAAAGATGATTATTCAAAAATGTATAAAATACTCTTAAAATCAGGAGAAATAGAAAAACCAGGAAAAGGAATAATTTTTTCAATACCTGTATTCGATTTTATGGGTTTAGAGTTTAGAAATGATTAACTCAATGGATGCTTAATTTTTAAAAATTAAGCATCCATTTATATTTATTAAATATTCTTTTTTAATTTAAATCTTATAATTTTTGACATATAATTATTCTTTTTCATATTTAAATAATCTATATCAGAATCAAATTGCATATAAAATCCAAATTTCATCAATGATTTTCCAGAATAAAGTTTATTTTCTATCTCATAAACATAACTTTCATTTAATCCTTTTAATTTAATTTTATAAACATTAAATATATCAAACTCTGTGGGATTTTGAAAAATAAAGGCAACTCCTTCTTCTTTATTTTCTTTCAAATATTCAAATATTTCAAGATTTTTATAATCAGTCATATTAACTCTATAAAGATCTCCTTCATAAACGATATTTCTGATATCTTTATAATCTTTTATCAAGTTTGAAAATATATTCAATTCTTCCT
Encoded proteins:
- a CDS encoding GNAT family N-acetyltransferase; the encoded protein is MLIEKAELKDLESIMKIEYESFDTDIAENEKIFKKRIKNFSDGFYIIKIKNEVIGYICSELWEYEENLNIEKFELNHSMDKFHKMNGTELYISSFGLLKNYRKKGFGKVLFDVLMNRITQKYDIKSVVLIVSEKWEAAKKIYIDHGFENIKVLNDFFNDEEDGIIMRKKLNIV
- a CDS encoding DUF1538 domain-containing protein, with the translated sequence MKVLDFLKDFFVSFKELLPLLIFLLIFQIFVFKKPVENLKDFFGGLIFTTLGLMLFMKGISTLFLPLSKSFGENIIFLDNKILIIFFTSLLAYFSTLIEPGLKVVAAEVEEASIGAINAKVLIQFVAFGVALGMAFGIIKILFSLNIRFFILPILLIISILILFTKKEFIGIAFDAASSTTGPVNIPVNMAIGLGISKMVQSADPLMDGFGIVGLMTLGPVISVLILGLFYL
- a CDS encoding P-II family nitrogen regulator, which encodes MNEKIAILLIVERGKADKIVESANKNGAKGATILYGRGTGKNDNKKLFNIKVESSKEIILMIVDKDDYSKMYKILLKSGEIEKPGKGIIFSIPVFDFMGLEFRND